The stretch of DNA CACGGCGCCGCAGGAAAAAGCCGCAAACCGTGTTGCCGAGGTCCCGTAGAACCGCCGCCAGCCGCCGGTCGTCCTTCGGGCGAGCGGCCTCGGAGAACACCATATCCAGGACCACCACCCGCGCCTGGTCCAGGCGGTCGAGGCCCCGCGCCAGCAGGCGGCGCTCCCAGGGCCAGCGGCCGAGCTGATTGACACTTTTCTCGTCCACGGCCAGGAATACCACGGAATCGGGCGCCCCGGTGTCGCGGAGGCGGTACTTCAGGTCGTTGGCCTGCAGGGACAGGGAATGCAGCGGCGGCAGACGCAGCTGCCAAGCGGTACCGAGGAGCGTGACCAGGAGAAGGGCGGCCCCGTAGCGCGCCACGAGGTCCCTGTTCATAGCATCCCGCGCAGCCGCTGGATGTCTTCGGCCAGCGCCTCGGAGATGGGCGCCTTGGTGGCCTGATTCCCCTCGAAGGTGGCCATCCCGCCGGTACGGAGCCGGAAGGAGCGGGTATATTCCTGGAATTCCCGCCGCACCTTTTCACGGTACCGCGCGAACTCCTCACGGCGTTCCTTCATGAAGGACTCGAACTCAGAGCGCCGCTTGCTCTGGTAAAGCTCGAAGCGCCCCTCCGGGGCGCGGATCTCCACGTCCCCCTCCTGGAGGGCCACTGCGCGGGTCTCCGACTCGTCCCCCACCAGGAATTCCGTGCCCTTGACCCCGATGACCGAATAGTCGGTGCGCACGGTGCGCCCCTCGTGGCTCCGGGATTCCACCCGGTAGTAGGCCTTACCCCCCTCCTGGTGCCACTGGTCGGGGCCGTTCAGCGTAAGCCGTGTGCTGCCGTCGAGGGCCACCCGGGAGTCGTCCGGGAACCGGACCACCGCCGAGCCTTGCCCGCCGGTAAGGACGGCATCCCCGGGCTCCAGATGCATGCCCTTTCTGGCCGGCTCCCGCCGGAAGCCCTGGGCGGGCAGCACCTCGACGGTGCCCTGGATCCCGACTATGGTTGCGACCCGGCCGGTATCTTCCGCCAGCACGGTACCGGGGCAGTGGAGTACGAGCAGGCTCAGGAGCAGGACCAGCCGCATGGCATTCCCCTTTGTTTCGCAAGGCTTTGCGGCGCTCGGCTCGCCGGACGAGTCCGACTCTACCAGAGGGCGGTCACGGCTTCCTCCCCTCGGCCTGCTCGCGTAGCTCGTACAGCAGCTGAAGCGCCTGGCGGGGGGTGAGATCATCGGGGTCCAGCTCGCGGAGCCTTTCCATGACCGGATCCGGGGCGGTGCTGAACAGGTCCAGCTGCGGGGTGGGCTGGGGATTCCCGGGCTCGTGGGACGGCGTCACCGCGCCGGACTCCAGCTCCTCCAGCAGATCCCGGGCCCGCTCGATCACGGGCCCGGGCAGCCCCGCCAGGGAGCCGACCTGGAGACCGTAGCTGCGGTCGGCGGCGCCGTCCTGGACCGTGTGCAGGAAGATCACCCGCTCCCCGTACTCGCGGGCGGATACATGCACGTTGGCCACGCCGCTCAGCCGGTCCGCCAGGTCGGTGAGCTCGAAGTAGTGGGTGGCGAACAGAGCCCAGGAGCGATTGCTTTCGGCGAGCCGCTCGGCGCTCGCCCAGGCCAGGGCCAGTCCGTCGAAGGTGGAGGTGCCGCGGCCGATCTCGTCCATGAGCACCAGGGAATCCGGCCCGGCGTTGTGCAGGATATTGGCCGTCTCGGTCATCTCCACCATGAAGGTGGAGCGTCCGGAAGCGAGGTCGTCCCGGGCGCCGATGCGCGTGAAGATGCGGTCCACCGGCCGCAGGCGGGCCTCGGCGGCGGGCACGTAGCTGCCCGCGTGCGCCAGCAGGGTGATCAGGGCCACCTGGCGCATGTAGGTGGACTTGCCGCCCATGTTCGGCCCGGTGATGAGCAGCATGCGCCTACGGTTATGGAGATTCAGATCGTTGGGCACGAAGGGTTCGCTGCTGGCACGCTCCACCACCGGATGGCGGCCTTCCCGGATGGTCAAGGACTGGTCCTCGGTCCATTCGGGCTGGACGTAGTCCAGGGTTTCCGCGCGTTCGGCGAAACAGGCGAGCACATCCACCTCGGCAACCACGTGGGCGAGGGGCTGGAGCGTGGTCAGGTCGGCGCGCAAGGCCTCCATCAGCTCCTCGAACAGGGCCTTCTCCCGGGCCAGAGCACGCTCGGCCGCCGACAGGGCCTGTTCCTCGAACCGCTTGAGGTCCGGCGTGACGAACCGTTCGGCATTTTTCAGGGTCTGCTTGCGGATATAGCGCTCGGGAACCCGATCCAGGCGGGACTTGGATACCTCGATGTAGTAGCCGTGCACCTTGTTGTAGGCCACCTTAAGATTATCGATGCCGGTGGCCTCCCGCTCCTCGGCTTCCAGACGGACCAGGTAATCGCCGGCGTTGTCCCCCACATCCTTGAGCGCATCCAGCTCTTCGTCGAACCCGGCCCGAATGAAGCCGCCGTCGCGGACGGTGGCGGGCGGCTGATCCACGAGCGCGCGGCGCAGATGGTTCACCCATTCGTCCTGGGGCGGAAGAGCGGCCGAAAGCCGCGCGAGCCGGGGGCTGTCGTGCCGTTCCAGTGCGATCCGGACTTCAGGAAGCGCCGCAAGACTCTCCTCCAGGCTCTTGATATCCCTGGGGTTTGCCGAGCCCAGCCCAACCCGTGTCAGGACCCGCTCCATGTCCCCGATGCGGTCCAGCACCTCCCGCATCTCCACGAAGCGCCCGCCCTCCAGTAGGGAGCCCACTGCCTGGTGACGCAGGCGGAGCGCTTCGATGTCCCGCAGTGGACGATTGAGCCAGTGGCGGAGCAGGCGGGCGCCCATGGGCGTGACGGTGCGATCGATGACCCCTACCAGATGGGTGCTGCCCTCGCCGGAGAGCGTCCGGTCGATCTCCAGATTACGGCGGGTGGCCGCATCCATGACCACCGCCTCGCCAGTGCGCTCCCGGACCAGGGCGCGGAGATGGGGAAGCAGGCCCTTCTGGGTCTCCCGGGCGTAGATCAGCAGGGCGCCCGCGGCGGGGATACCCGCGCTCAGCCCCTCGCAGTCGAAGGCGGAGAGGTCGCGGGTACCGAACTGCTCGGTGAGGTATTCGCGCGCCGTTTCCTCCTGAAAAGACCAGGCGGGTCGGAGCTGGACGCGGTCGCTGTAGGTGGCACTCATGGCCTCGGGTAGGGCGTGGCCCTCGGGCAGGATGATCTCCGCCGGGTTCAGCCGCGTCACCTCGCCGCCCAGGGACTCCCCGGAGTCCAGCTCGGTGACGGTGAAACGCCCGGTGGACA from Thiohalorhabdus sp. Cl-TMA encodes:
- a CDS encoding FecR domain-containing protein; this encodes MRLVLLLSLLVLHCPGTVLAEDTGRVATIVGIQGTVEVLPAQGFRREPARKGMHLEPGDAVLTGGQGSAVVRFPDDSRVALDGSTRLTLNGPDQWHQEGGKAYYRVESRSHEGRTVRTDYSVIGVKGTEFLVGDESETRAVALQEGDVEIRAPEGRFELYQSKRRSEFESFMKERREEFARYREKVRREFQEYTRSFRLRTGGMATFEGNQATKAPISEALAEDIQRLRGML
- the mutS gene encoding DNA mismatch repair protein MutS, whose product is MSKAVAHTPMVQQYLRIKAEYPDILLFYRMGDFYELFFEDAQHAAGLLDITLTQRGESGGEAIPMAGVPVHNLEPYLARLVKAGESVAICEQMGDPNAAKGPVERKVVRVVTPGTLTESHLLEERANNFLAAVVPDREERIWGLAALDLSTGRFTVTELDSGESLGGEVTRLNPAEIILPEGHALPEAMSATYSDRVQLRPAWSFQEETAREYLTEQFGTRDLSAFDCEGLSAGIPAAGALLIYARETQKGLLPHLRALVRERTGEAVVMDAATRRNLEIDRTLSGEGSTHLVGVIDRTVTPMGARLLRHWLNRPLRDIEALRLRHQAVGSLLEGGRFVEMREVLDRIGDMERVLTRVGLGSANPRDIKSLEESLAALPEVRIALERHDSPRLARLSAALPPQDEWVNHLRRALVDQPPATVRDGGFIRAGFDEELDALKDVGDNAGDYLVRLEAEEREATGIDNLKVAYNKVHGYYIEVSKSRLDRVPERYIRKQTLKNAERFVTPDLKRFEEQALSAAERALAREKALFEELMEALRADLTTLQPLAHVVAEVDVLACFAERAETLDYVQPEWTEDQSLTIREGRHPVVERASSEPFVPNDLNLHNRRRMLLITGPNMGGKSTYMRQVALITLLAHAGSYVPAAEARLRPVDRIFTRIGARDDLASGRSTFMVEMTETANILHNAGPDSLVLMDEIGRGTSTFDGLALAWASAERLAESNRSWALFATHYFELTDLADRLSGVANVHVSAREYGERVIFLHTVQDGAADRSYGLQVGSLAGLPGPVIERARDLLEELESGAVTPSHEPGNPQPTPQLDLFSTAPDPVMERLRELDPDDLTPRQALQLLYELREQAEGRKP